In Rutidosis leptorrhynchoides isolate AG116_Rl617_1_P2 chromosome 2, CSIRO_AGI_Rlap_v1, whole genome shotgun sequence, one genomic interval encodes:
- the LOC139888533 gene encoding uncharacterized protein — protein sequence MKKSADKHRRDVEFNVGDWVFLKLHPHRQQSVVKRIHQKLSARFYGPFLIIGRIGAAAYKLQRQENSKIHPIFHVSLLKKAIGNAPVEAYLPPDFDMDSKDITRPVKCLATRSISKKWCYYTTMAHSMAQY from the coding sequence ATGAAGAAATCAGCAGATAAACATAGAAGGGATGTTGAGTTTAATGTAGGTGATTGGGTGTTCTTAAAACTGCACCCTCACCGCCAACAATCAGTCGTTAAGCGCATTCATCAGAAACTATCTGCCAGATTTTATGGCCCATTCCTCATAATTGGGCGTATCGGTGCTGCAGCCTACAAATTGCAGCGGCAAGAAAACTCAAAAATCCACCCCATTTTTCATGTGTCGCTCCTCAAAAAGGCCATTGGTAACGCACCTGTTGAAGCATATTTACCACCCGATTTTGATATGGATTCAAAAGACATCACTCGCCCTGTCAAATGCCTAGCTACTCGTTCAATTTCAAAAAAATGGTGTTATTACACCACAATGGCTCATTCAATGGCCCAATACTGA